Proteins from a genomic interval of Pseudoalteromonas sp. MEBiC 03607:
- a CDS encoding DUF4124 domain-containing protein — protein MKRFCYFAVMLLLTSVALLFYIKKPGGKPYLELGMFERYSEKVSDDVSDFASQGADTLTSQAKKLTEKLSFSKDVNTPVVVYKWQDEHGQWHYADTPHPNYFSIAVSLDPNDITVLPAETFQADEKQAATVKADETPSTLGVYDPKNVQKMMQDAEQAKQLMEQRNKQLEQQLKKQGGN, from the coding sequence ATGAAACGCTTTTGTTATTTTGCTGTGATGCTGCTCTTAACCAGTGTTGCGCTGCTGTTTTACATTAAAAAGCCAGGCGGTAAACCTTACCTAGAGCTTGGTATGTTTGAGCGTTATTCAGAAAAAGTCAGTGATGATGTGAGTGATTTTGCTTCGCAAGGAGCCGATACGCTTACTAGCCAAGCAAAAAAGCTCACTGAGAAGTTGAGCTTTAGCAAAGACGTTAATACACCTGTTGTTGTTTATAAATGGCAAGATGAACATGGTCAGTGGCACTATGCTGATACACCCCACCCTAATTATTTTAGTATCGCGGTAAGTTTAGATCCTAACGACATAACAGTGTTACCTGCAGAGACATTTCAAGCAGATGAGAAGCAAGCAGCAACCGTTAAAGCTGACGAAACACCTTCAACGCTTGGGGTATACGACCCTAAAAACGTACAAAAAATGATGCAAGACGCTGAGCAAGCAAAACAGCTTATGGAGCAACGTAACAAGCAACTTGAGCAGCAGCTCAAAAAGCAAGGTGGAAATTAA
- a CDS encoding RNA-binding S4 domain-containing protein has product MNEDFIEIELEEEPIELCNLLKVLDLVETGGQAKALIGEGYVGVNYEICTIKRKKLYSGDVLAFDGELFQLTLSEDATPNPRPPESVQKAKPQSSEEAPKKSKRKRTKKPKVDEKTGRRPISFG; this is encoded by the coding sequence ATGAACGAAGATTTCATCGAAATTGAACTAGAAGAAGAGCCAATAGAGCTATGTAACTTGCTAAAAGTGCTCGACCTAGTCGAAACAGGTGGCCAAGCAAAAGCCTTAATTGGTGAAGGTTATGTTGGGGTTAACTATGAAATTTGTACAATAAAGCGGAAAAAATTATACAGTGGTGACGTGCTTGCTTTTGATGGTGAGTTGTTCCAGCTTACATTAAGCGAAGATGCAACACCAAATCCTCGTCCACCAGAATCAGTACAAAAAGCAAAACCACAAAGCTCTGAAGAAGCGCCAAAAAAATCAAAACGTAAACGCACTAAAAAACCAAAAGTAGACGAAAAAACCGGTCGCCGCCCTATCTCGTTTGGTTAA
- a CDS encoding DUF4097 family beta strand repeat-containing protein gives MTIASFKRAICATAISSSLLLTGCVIHVSPGQIAEQKQQDLSVSAANISALKIDAEAGSLIIKGESNTKDITVNANIYAAKGDETYTLTLEKHGDTAELISKLNNGSLSFYSGSSPHIDLIVSVPSNLKLEIDDDSGDIVIRAMQNDISIDDDSGSIIIEQGRNINIDDDSGDIRISNVSGNISIEDDSGSIMIDQGQGRIDIEDDSGDIRIENSQGPARIIDESGSISVKTLAGALTIEDGSGDIDVRQIKGLVTITDGSGSIYVDDTLGLTIIEAGSGDLSIDNINGPVKLDK, from the coding sequence ATGACTATTGCATCATTCAAACGCGCAATTTGCGCAACGGCCATTTCATCAAGTTTATTATTAACGGGCTGTGTTATTCACGTCTCTCCGGGTCAAATCGCAGAACAAAAACAACAAGACTTAAGCGTGTCGGCTGCAAATATCAGCGCATTAAAAATTGATGCCGAAGCCGGTTCATTGATCATCAAAGGCGAGAGTAATACAAAAGATATCACCGTAAATGCCAATATCTATGCCGCAAAAGGCGATGAGACCTATACATTAACACTCGAAAAGCATGGCGACACGGCTGAGCTTATCAGCAAGCTCAATAATGGTAGCTTGTCGTTTTACAGTGGCTCATCCCCTCATATTGATTTAATTGTCTCTGTGCCTAGCAACCTCAAACTAGAGATCGATGATGACTCAGGTGATATCGTGATACGTGCGATGCAAAACGATATCAGCATTGATGATGATTCTGGCTCAATCATTATTGAACAAGGCAGAAATATCAACATAGATGATGACTCCGGCGATATTCGCATTAGCAATGTCAGCGGCAATATCAGCATTGAAGACGATTCTGGCTCAATTATGATTGACCAAGGTCAAGGGCGTATTGATATTGAAGATGACTCTGGTGATATCCGCATCGAAAACAGCCAAGGCCCTGCACGTATTATTGATGAATCAGGTAGTATCAGCGTTAAAACATTGGCTGGTGCGCTTACTATCGAAGATGGCTCTGGTGATATAGATGTAAGACAAATCAAAGGGCTGGTTACCATTACCGATGGCTCTGGCAGCATTTATGTTGATGACACACTTGGCCTGACAATTATCGAAGCGGGTTCAGGTGATTTAAGTATCGATAACATCAACGGCCCAGTAAAATTGGACAAATAA
- the acnA gene encoding aconitate hydratase AcnA — protein sequence MNNSFDTQKQLTINGEQYHIHSLQGLGDKAKRLPFSLKILLENLLRNEDGVNIKKQDIEALLNWDPQAKPSAEVAFTPARVVMQDFTGVPAIVDLAAMRDAMEKLGGDPAKINPLSPAELVIDHSVQVDGYGEDGSFDLNAKLEYERNKERYEFLRWGQTAFDNLKVVPPATGIVHQVNLEYLARVVFNDSKNGKSLAYPDTLVGTDSHTTMINGLGVLGWGVGGIEAEAAMLGQPISLLIPQVIGFKLNGRLPEGTTATDLVLTVTEMLRKHGVVGKFVEFYGDGLADLPLADRATIANMAPEYGATCGIFPIDDETINYLRLTNRDEEQLKLIEDYAKHQGLWRNPGDEAHYTDTLELSLDDVVPSLAGPKRPQDRIALDKAGSIIGEHLRGFQEERMQQRDKSDVQEARIEDEGPTTNPDDQVNEAQYMGAAKVNFKGEEFELKDGACVIAAITSCTNTSNPSVILAAGLVAKKAKQLGLKVKPWVKTSLAPGSQVVTDYLKKADLMDDLDALGFNLVGYGCTTCIGNSGPLADEISEAIQKHKLVVSSILSGNRNFEGRIHQDVKMNFLASPPLVVAYAIAGRTDIDVYNEPLAQDPNGNDIYLKNIWPSVSEVNDLVRETVTKEMFASSYGNVYQGDDRWQKIQIPDGKLYDWDDESTYIKKAPFFDGMEIEPPGIPSISGARCLAKLGDSVTTDHISPAGAIKADAPAGLYLQDHGVQKAQFNSYGSRRGNHEVMMRGTFANVRLRNLLAPGTEGGVTRIQPSDELASIYDAAMQYQQDGTPLIILAGAEYGTGSSRDWAAKGSLLLGVKAVIAQSYERIHRSNLIGMGVLPLQFKEGESYESLGLTGQESFDFEGLYDKTNEVSVIATNSEGKQISFSVDVRIDTPKEWDYYKHGGILQYVLRNMLAEQ from the coding sequence ATGAATAATAGTTTTGATACCCAAAAACAGCTTACAATTAATGGTGAACAATACCATATTCACTCTTTACAAGGTTTAGGTGACAAAGCCAAACGCCTACCATTTTCGTTAAAAATATTACTCGAAAACCTGTTGCGCAATGAAGATGGCGTCAACATTAAAAAGCAAGACATTGAAGCCTTACTCAACTGGGACCCACAAGCTAAACCATCTGCTGAAGTTGCCTTTACACCTGCACGCGTAGTAATGCAAGACTTCACAGGGGTTCCTGCAATTGTTGACTTAGCGGCGATGCGCGATGCCATGGAAAAACTCGGTGGTGATCCTGCAAAGATAAATCCACTGTCACCTGCTGAGCTGGTTATTGACCACTCAGTGCAAGTCGATGGCTACGGTGAAGATGGCTCATTTGATCTAAATGCGAAGCTTGAATATGAGCGTAACAAAGAACGTTACGAATTTTTACGTTGGGGCCAAACCGCTTTTGATAACCTAAAAGTTGTGCCACCAGCAACCGGTATCGTTCACCAAGTTAATTTAGAATATTTAGCCCGCGTGGTATTTAACGATAGTAAAAACGGTAAATCACTCGCTTACCCAGATACCCTCGTTGGTACTGACTCACATACGACTATGATCAATGGTCTTGGGGTACTTGGTTGGGGCGTAGGTGGTATCGAAGCCGAAGCCGCAATGCTTGGCCAACCAATCAGCTTACTTATTCCTCAAGTTATTGGCTTTAAGCTCAATGGTCGCCTGCCTGAAGGTACAACTGCAACCGACCTTGTGCTAACCGTGACAGAAATGCTACGTAAACATGGTGTGGTTGGAAAATTTGTTGAATTTTATGGTGATGGTCTTGCTGATTTACCACTTGCTGACCGCGCGACAATCGCCAATATGGCGCCTGAGTATGGTGCAACTTGCGGTATTTTCCCGATTGACGACGAAACTATTAACTATCTACGTTTAACTAACCGTGATGAGGAGCAGCTTAAGCTTATTGAGGACTATGCTAAGCACCAAGGCTTATGGCGTAACCCTGGCGATGAAGCTCACTACACAGATACGCTTGAATTATCACTTGATGATGTCGTGCCAAGCCTTGCAGGTCCTAAACGCCCGCAAGATAGAATCGCCCTTGATAAAGCTGGTAGCATTATCGGTGAACACCTTCGCGGCTTTCAAGAAGAGCGCATGCAACAACGTGATAAAAGCGATGTTCAAGAAGCCCGCATTGAAGATGAAGGTCCAACAACTAACCCAGATGATCAGGTAAACGAAGCCCAATACATGGGTGCTGCCAAGGTTAACTTTAAAGGCGAGGAGTTTGAGCTTAAAGACGGCGCTTGTGTGATTGCTGCAATCACAAGTTGTACAAACACCTCAAACCCAAGTGTAATTCTAGCTGCTGGATTAGTTGCGAAGAAAGCAAAACAATTAGGCTTAAAGGTTAAACCTTGGGTTAAAACTTCACTCGCTCCAGGCTCACAAGTGGTGACTGATTACTTGAAAAAAGCCGACTTAATGGATGATTTAGATGCGTTAGGCTTTAACCTTGTCGGTTATGGTTGTACAACCTGTATCGGTAACTCAGGCCCGCTGGCCGATGAGATCAGTGAAGCAATTCAAAAGCATAAACTGGTCGTAAGCTCTATTTTATCGGGTAACCGTAACTTTGAAGGTCGTATACACCAAGATGTGAAAATGAACTTCTTAGCCTCACCGCCACTCGTTGTTGCTTACGCTATTGCAGGTCGCACAGATATTGATGTATATAACGAGCCATTAGCGCAAGATCCGAATGGTAATGACATTTACCTGAAAAATATCTGGCCAAGTGTTAGCGAAGTTAACGACCTTGTCCGTGAAACAGTGACCAAAGAAATGTTCGCATCAAGCTATGGCAATGTGTATCAAGGCGATGATCGTTGGCAGAAAATTCAAATTCCTGATGGCAAACTATATGATTGGGATGATGAGTCAACCTACATCAAAAAAGCGCCATTCTTTGATGGTATGGAAATTGAGCCTCCAGGAATTCCAAGCATTAGTGGTGCACGCTGTTTAGCAAAATTAGGTGACTCAGTTACAACCGACCACATTTCGCCAGCAGGTGCGATTAAAGCTGATGCTCCTGCAGGTCTTTACTTACAAGATCACGGTGTACAAAAAGCACAATTTAACTCTTATGGATCACGCCGTGGTAATCACGAAGTGATGATGCGCGGTACCTTTGCTAATGTGCGTTTACGCAACCTACTAGCGCCGGGCACTGAAGGCGGTGTTACCCGTATACAACCAAGTGATGAACTTGCCAGTATTTATGATGCAGCAATGCAGTACCAGCAAGACGGCACACCTCTGATTATTTTAGCGGGCGCAGAATATGGCACAGGTTCATCACGAGACTGGGCAGCAAAAGGCTCATTATTACTGGGTGTTAAAGCTGTTATTGCACAAAGTTATGAGCGTATTCACCGCTCTAACCTGATAGGTATGGGTGTATTACCACTGCAATTTAAAGAAGGTGAAAGCTATGAGTCACTGGGCCTTACAGGCCAAGAGTCATTCGACTTTGAGGGCTTATACGACAAAACCAATGAAGTCAGTGTGATTGCCACTAACAGCGAAGGCAAACAAATTAGCTTTAGTGTTGATGTGCGCATAGATACTCCTAAAGAATGGGATTACTACAAACACGGCGGTATTTTACAGTATGTACTTCGTAATATGCTGGCTGAGCAATAA